A part of Lacibacter sp. H407 genomic DNA contains:
- the gcvT gene encoding glycine cleavage system aminomethyltransferase GcvT: protein MKSTPFTSKHIALGAKMAEFAGYNMPISYTGINDEHAAVRNNAGVFDVSHMGEFILKGEGALDLIQRVTSNDAAKLSNGKAQYSCLPNAQGGIVDDLLVYCVEENKVYMLVVNASNIEKDWNWIQQFNTNNVEMHNISERTCLLAIQGPNATKILQPLTEMDILNLKYYTFVKGTFAGVDNVLISATGYTGAGGVEIYFEDSNGAADTIWDAIFEAGKSAGIKPIGLGARDTLRLEKGFCLYGNDIDDTTTPLEGGLGWVTKFNKDFTAKEILEKQKAEGVKRKLVGFEMIDRGIPRHDYKIKDADGNEIGKVTSGTQSPSLQKAIGLGYVATSHANFDSEIYVEVRDKLLKAKVVKTPFL from the coding sequence ATGAAATCAACCCCCTTTACAAGCAAACACATTGCTCTTGGTGCGAAGATGGCCGAATTTGCCGGTTACAATATGCCTATTTCTTATACCGGTATTAATGATGAACATGCAGCTGTACGTAACAACGCAGGTGTGTTTGATGTGAGTCACATGGGTGAGTTCATTTTAAAAGGCGAAGGAGCGTTGGATCTTATACAACGTGTTACCAGCAACGATGCGGCTAAACTCAGCAATGGAAAAGCACAGTACAGTTGCCTTCCGAATGCACAAGGTGGTATCGTGGATGATCTTTTGGTGTATTGTGTGGAAGAAAATAAAGTATATATGTTGGTGGTAAATGCCAGCAACATTGAAAAAGACTGGAACTGGATCCAGCAGTTCAATACCAATAATGTTGAGATGCACAACATCAGTGAAAGAACCTGCTTACTTGCAATACAAGGTCCCAACGCAACAAAAATTCTGCAGCCGCTTACTGAAATGGATATCCTCAACCTCAAATATTACACTTTTGTAAAAGGAACATTTGCCGGAGTTGATAATGTATTGATAAGTGCAACCGGTTATACAGGCGCAGGTGGAGTTGAAATTTATTTTGAAGACAGCAATGGTGCTGCAGATACAATATGGGATGCCATTTTTGAAGCGGGCAAATCCGCAGGTATTAAACCGATAGGACTTGGTGCAAGAGATACACTGCGTTTAGAAAAAGGTTTTTGTTTATACGGCAACGATATTGACGATACAACAACACCATTAGAAGGTGGGCTCGGTTGGGTTACAAAATTCAACAAAGACTTTACAGCCAAAGAAATTTTAGAAAAACAAAAAGCTGAAGGAGTAAAACGCAAGCTGGTTGGTTTTGAAATGATCGATCGTGGTATTCCCCGACATGATTACAAGATCAAAGATGCAGATGGTAATGAAATTGGCAAGGTAACCAGCGGCACACAATCTCCTTCGTTACAAAAAGCGATCGGGCTTGGCTACGTGGCAACCTCTCATGCCAATTTTGATTCCGAGATCTATGTGGAGGTTCGTGATAAACTGTTGAAAGCAAAAGTAGTAAAGACTCCCTTCCTGTAA
- a CDS encoding GNAT family N-acetyltransferase produces MDQLSQVITLRAATIEDLPTLEYWDQQQHVIDSDPNDDWEWATELLKLFSWREQLMAELNSVPIGFVQIIDPALEETHYWGDVEQNLRAIDIWIGEQQHLNKGYGTRMMQLAIERCFANEHVTAILIDPLLSNTAAHRFYERLGFRFVEKRTFGEDETAVYILDRSSWNRS; encoded by the coding sequence ATGGATCAATTATCACAAGTCATCACGCTTCGTGCGGCTACCATTGAAGATTTGCCCACACTCGAATATTGGGATCAGCAGCAACATGTCATTGATTCCGACCCCAACGATGATTGGGAGTGGGCAACAGAATTGCTGAAACTTTTTTCCTGGCGTGAACAACTGATGGCAGAACTAAACAGCGTGCCAATTGGTTTTGTGCAGATCATTGATCCGGCTTTGGAAGAAACGCATTACTGGGGCGATGTTGAACAAAATCTTCGTGCTATCGATATATGGATCGGTGAACAACAACACCTGAATAAAGGCTACGGTACACGCATGATGCAGCTGGCCATTGAACGCTGTTTTGCAAATGAACATGTTACCGCCATTCTTATTGATCCGCTTCTTTCCAATACAGCAGCACATCGTTTTTATGAACGACTAGGTTTTCGGTTTGTTGAAAAGAGAACATTTGGTGAAGACGAAACAGCTGTTTACATTTTAGATCGCAGCAGTTGGAACCGAAGTTAA
- a CDS encoding ligand-binding sensor domain-containing protein, whose protein sequence is MKYFPLLLFALVISSCNGQNNPNEAAILSSITESISNGQPQTVPKVPVYNFLSVKLITAPDPSLQVSEYVRCMIQDKKGNIWFGTNNEGVCRYDGERFFYYAEKDGLAGNAVRRILEDKKGNIWLATNNGVTMYNGTTFIRFSEADGLSSNDTWSMLLDSKDQLWVGTMEGVCVYNGTSFTKVDVPLVSNSTRASRFSTKLVWSMYEDKSGAIWFGTDGDGVKKFDGKTFTNYSEADGLAGNNVLSITADKAGNLWFGTWGKGVSRFTANGFQNFSDKNGLASNDVWSMLVDNQGNLWMGTLGGGISKFNGATFTTYTEQQGRTKNHVQSILQTRNGEMWFGFSGGVFRLRESTLVNFIKEGC, encoded by the coding sequence ATGAAATACTTTCCCTTGTTACTATTCGCTTTGGTCATCAGCTCTTGCAACGGACAAAACAATCCAAACGAAGCGGCCATCCTGAGTTCCATCACCGAATCGATCAGTAATGGTCAGCCTCAAACAGTGCCGAAAGTGCCGGTGTATAATTTCTTATCCGTGAAGTTGATCACGGCACCCGATCCTTCGTTGCAGGTAAGTGAATACGTCCGTTGTATGATCCAGGATAAAAAAGGCAATATCTGGTTTGGTACCAACAACGAGGGCGTGTGCCGTTATGATGGCGAACGCTTTTTCTACTATGCTGAGAAAGACGGGCTTGCCGGAAATGCAGTGCGACGGATACTGGAAGATAAAAAAGGAAATATCTGGCTGGCCACCAACAATGGCGTGACGATGTATAACGGAACAACATTTATCCGATTCAGCGAAGCAGATGGCCTGAGTTCAAACGATACCTGGAGTATGTTGCTCGACAGTAAAGATCAACTTTGGGTGGGAACGATGGAAGGTGTTTGTGTGTACAACGGAACAAGCTTTACAAAAGTGGATGTGCCGCTTGTGAGTAACAGCACAAGAGCGTCACGCTTTTCAACCAAACTGGTTTGGAGTATGTATGAAGACAAGAGCGGTGCTATCTGGTTTGGTACCGATGGTGATGGTGTAAAAAAATTCGATGGCAAAACCTTTACCAACTATTCCGAAGCGGATGGATTGGCTGGTAACAATGTGTTATCCATTACCGCCGATAAAGCCGGCAATCTTTGGTTTGGAACATGGGGCAAGGGTGTAAGTCGTTTCACTGCCAACGGATTTCAGAATTTCAGTGATAAGAACGGACTGGCAAGTAACGATGTGTGGAGTATGTTGGTGGACAATCAGGGAAATTTATGGATGGGCACATTGGGTGGCGGCATCAGCAAATTCAACGGCGCCACTTTTACAACCTACACCGAACAGCAGGGCCGCACCAAAAATCATGTGCAAAGCATTTTGCAAACAAGAAATGGTGAAATGTGGTTTGGTTTTTCAGGTGGTGTGTTTCGGTTGAGGGAATCGACGCTGGTTAATTTTATAAAAGAAGGTTGTTAG
- a CDS encoding 2-phosphosulfolactate phosphatase translates to MANNKPTLYTCLSPALLHLYDLRNAVVVIIDVFRATSTIASALYNGAQCIIPVDEVAKAIALSKNINGSIAAGERDGQIAEGLQHGNSPLEYNREFIENRTLVLTTTNGTRLLQMALDNEADTIITGSFPNLSAVCDFLIKQNKNVVLGCAGWKDRFNLEDTLFAGAVISRIKENFTIHCDSSLTAELQYQQVKDDLHGFAPKLTHYHRLVDRFGLIEDIRFCMTPDVANVLPLYKEGMLLKG, encoded by the coding sequence ATGGCAAACAATAAACCCACGCTTTATACCTGTCTCTCTCCTGCGCTGTTACATTTATACGATCTGCGAAATGCAGTCGTTGTGATCATTGATGTGTTTCGTGCAACCTCAACCATTGCATCTGCATTATACAACGGTGCCCAATGTATAATACCTGTTGATGAAGTAGCTAAGGCAATTGCCTTAAGTAAAAATATCAATGGAAGCATCGCAGCCGGCGAACGTGACGGACAAATTGCAGAAGGGTTGCAGCATGGTAATTCACCGCTTGAATACAATCGTGAATTTATTGAGAACAGAACATTGGTTCTCACTACCACAAACGGTACCCGTTTATTGCAGATGGCATTGGATAACGAAGCAGATACCATTATCACCGGATCGTTTCCCAATTTAAGTGCAGTGTGTGATTTTCTTATCAAGCAAAACAAAAATGTGGTGTTGGGTTGTGCCGGTTGGAAAGATCGTTTCAATTTAGAAGATACCTTGTTTGCCGGTGCTGTCATCAGCCGCATTAAAGAAAACTTTACCATTCATTGCGATAGTTCACTCACTGCTGAATTACAATACCAGCAAGTGAAAGATGATCTGCATGGCTTTGCTCCAAAGCTTACTCACTACCATCGCTTGGTAGATCGTTTTGGTTTGATTGAAGACATCCGCTTTTGTATGACACCTGATGTAGCGAATGTATTACCGTTGTATAAAGAAGGAATGTTGTTGAAAGGATAG
- a CDS encoding SRPBCC family protein, whose product MPSIHVTTFIAAPIERVFDLSRHIGLHKISQQDNNEEAVGGVTSGLIKQGEYVTWKAKHLYKTRFMTVKITEMKSPDYFEDIMEKGDFVSYEHKHHFKAVNNGTIMIDEVVFEVPYGAVGKLFNRIYLTGYMKLLIEKRNNTIREYAESTKWQALL is encoded by the coding sequence ATGCCATCTATTCACGTTACCACATTTATTGCAGCGCCCATTGAACGTGTGTTTGATCTTAGCAGGCACATTGGGTTGCATAAAATTTCGCAACAGGATAATAACGAAGAAGCTGTGGGTGGTGTTACATCGGGCCTTATTAAACAAGGAGAGTACGTTACATGGAAAGCGAAGCATCTTTATAAAACACGGTTCATGACGGTGAAGATCACCGAGATGAAGAGCCCTGATTATTTTGAAGACATTATGGAGAAAGGAGACTTTGTTTCGTACGAACACAAACATCATTTCAAAGCTGTTAACAATGGAACCATCATGATCGACGAAGTGGTTTTTGAAGTACCATATGGTGCTGTTGGAAAACTCTTCAATCGTATTTATCTCACGGGTTATATGAAACTACTTATCGAGAAACGAAACAATACGATTCGTGAGTATGCGGAAAGCACGAAGTGGCAGGCTTTATTATAA
- a CDS encoding DEAD/DEAH box helicase, whose protein sequence is MALPHLLKFAYNHGTEEVIRRGKKIHAIGFAELVEHDELMGTVVFRVRDDSYSTFYKVYIQKYKDANAMNVRCSCPYNLGDICRHEVASLFQLQDLIDKNILGIKDLRHDQRHTVVKMKNIELKIIRTLTAAAALDDAEVFLRSNKASILSAKDECVKAELQMNGETWPVTIQKNDERNFDTSCTCGENAHAICEHKAIVFMQLLNSHGPMYFDSIRNMDKEKGKLLGIYGYSLNDNWKEKFEFIYKDGKPFLRVLDPGVKRVEPSTLKKQPEPVAETVTEEAEVAVETEEEKKNEIRLGVVLNNNSKLFPYFSIEVVKGEVSEDSGEFVDTVEKLDVSKFIETEDLSENDKLLLQLLRRLQPAEISKFVNRNSPFSGIWENIIHHEEDDLPEDTKTLMLEYLLPRIQKLFAETNSPVLLLPKGKEFKTKNLVHVTTTGTFLKPFFELKQQKNKWEWSCKVKINGVPMDVHENDWNSPLIFLLNGEARTWDKQEDAQHVIDSVSTKNRMISNADLSAFLEKEALKIARDYHVDFDPALIKEVKSGEPDITLQLQERGDYLVMVPTFSYKGYKVRPTDKEEIILPGEDGLIVVSRNREKENEFIEKVEKLHSQFIKPEGGAQLALKGAEVLKNNWFFLFVDAMKEMKVPVEGWEVLKNFRFNTAKPKTEIYISNGVDWFDAKVKVVFGDQSVSIAEVKKALANKQSLVQLQDGTLGVLPEEWIKRYSMLFRVGENKHDQLRLSKYHISVIDELYENRNEEELMIQLEEKYERLREFKHIKKVDPPAHLQPILRPYQESGFHWLNFLSEVGWGGILADDMGLGKTIQALSFLQHMQTKHGKLKALVACPTTLMYNWENEIKKFTPSLTYHIHHGAQRNRDKAFFDQFNVVITTYGTLRSDIKLLSEQAFDCVVLDESQAIKNPNSKVAKAACLLKSKHRLCMSGTPLQNNTFDVYAQMNFLNPGMLGTVEHFRNDFATPIDKFGEKEQKDHLRKLLFPFILRRTKEQVAKDLPEKTESILYCEMETEQRKIYDAYRNEYRSKILGTIEEVGIGQSQLTILQGLMKLRQICDSPFILNEAEKLPNHSIKLDELVRELEENMGNHKALVFSQFLGMLALIREKLEELNIPFVYFDGSTSAADREKAVQDFQNNEETRVFLISLKAGGVGLNLTAADYVYIVDPWWNPAVEQQAIDRTHRIGQTNNIFAYRMICKDTIEDKILQLQERKRSLARDLIADDNGFVKSLSREDVEYLFS, encoded by the coding sequence TTGGCATTACCACACCTGTTGAAGTTTGCTTATAATCACGGTACCGAAGAAGTGATCCGTAGAGGAAAAAAAATTCATGCCATTGGTTTTGCCGAATTGGTGGAACACGATGAGCTTATGGGCACAGTGGTGTTTCGTGTGCGTGATGATTCGTATTCCACATTTTACAAAGTCTATATTCAGAAGTACAAAGATGCAAACGCCATGAATGTGCGTTGCAGTTGTCCGTATAACCTGGGCGATATTTGCCGCCATGAAGTGGCCTCGTTGTTTCAACTGCAGGATCTTATCGATAAAAACATTCTCGGCATCAAAGATCTTCGACACGATCAGCGCCACACCGTGGTGAAAATGAAAAATATCGAATTGAAGATCATCCGCACATTAACAGCGGCTGCTGCACTGGATGATGCGGAAGTATTTCTGCGCAGCAATAAAGCTTCCATCCTGTCAGCAAAAGATGAATGTGTAAAAGCGGAATTGCAAATGAACGGTGAAACATGGCCGGTTACCATTCAGAAAAACGACGAACGCAATTTTGATACGTCCTGTACCTGTGGTGAGAATGCACATGCTATTTGCGAACACAAAGCCATTGTGTTTATGCAACTGCTCAACTCACACGGGCCCATGTACTTCGACAGCATCCGTAACATGGATAAAGAAAAAGGAAAGCTGTTAGGTATTTATGGTTATTCGTTGAACGATAACTGGAAAGAAAAATTCGAGTTCATTTATAAAGATGGCAAACCGTTTCTGCGTGTATTAGATCCGGGTGTAAAACGTGTAGAACCTTCTACATTGAAAAAGCAACCCGAACCGGTAGCTGAAACTGTTACAGAAGAAGCAGAAGTGGCAGTTGAAACAGAAGAAGAAAAGAAAAATGAAATTCGGTTGGGTGTGGTGTTGAACAACAACAGCAAACTGTTTCCTTATTTCAGTATTGAAGTAGTAAAAGGTGAAGTAAGTGAAGACAGTGGCGAGTTTGTAGATACAGTTGAAAAGCTAGACGTAAGTAAGTTTATTGAAACAGAAGATCTTTCAGAGAATGATAAACTGTTATTGCAACTTCTGCGGAGGTTACAACCGGCAGAGATCAGCAAGTTTGTAAACCGCAACTCACCATTCTCGGGTATCTGGGAAAATATTATTCATCATGAAGAAGATGATCTGCCTGAAGATACCAAGACCTTGATGCTGGAATATTTGTTACCACGCATTCAAAAATTATTTGCTGAGACCAACTCTCCGGTTTTGCTGTTGCCGAAAGGAAAAGAGTTCAAAACTAAAAATCTTGTACACGTTACTACAACCGGCACCTTCCTCAAACCCTTCTTTGAATTAAAACAACAAAAGAATAAATGGGAATGGAGTTGTAAAGTAAAGATCAACGGTGTGCCGATGGATGTGCACGAAAATGACTGGAACAGTCCGCTCATTTTTTTATTAAATGGTGAAGCACGTACCTGGGACAAACAGGAAGATGCTCAACATGTAATTGACAGTGTATCTACAAAAAACCGAATGATCAGTAATGCAGATCTTTCTGCATTTCTTGAAAAGGAAGCATTAAAAATTGCACGTGATTATCATGTGGATTTTGATCCGGCGTTGATCAAAGAAGTAAAATCAGGCGAACCGGATATTACGTTGCAGCTACAGGAGCGAGGTGATTATTTGGTGATGGTGCCAACGTTCAGCTACAAGGGATACAAAGTTCGTCCGACTGATAAAGAAGAAATTATTCTCCCCGGAGAAGATGGATTAATTGTGGTGAGCCGCAACCGTGAAAAAGAAAATGAGTTCATTGAAAAAGTAGAGAAGCTCCACTCTCAATTCATAAAACCTGAAGGTGGTGCACAACTGGCATTGAAAGGTGCTGAGGTATTAAAGAACAACTGGTTCTTTTTGTTTGTGGATGCGATGAAGGAAATGAAAGTACCGGTGGAAGGTTGGGAAGTACTCAAAAATTTCCGATTCAACACCGCCAAACCAAAAACAGAAATTTACATCAGCAATGGTGTTGATTGGTTTGATGCAAAAGTGAAAGTAGTGTTTGGCGATCAGAGTGTGAGCATTGCAGAAGTAAAGAAAGCATTAGCCAACAAGCAATCACTTGTTCAGCTTCAGGATGGAACCTTAGGTGTGTTACCGGAAGAATGGATCAAGCGTTATTCCATGCTCTTCCGTGTGGGTGAGAACAAACATGATCAACTTCGTTTATCGAAATACCATATCAGCGTTATTGATGAGCTGTACGAAAACAGGAATGAAGAAGAGTTGATGATCCAACTCGAAGAAAAGTATGAACGCCTGCGTGAATTCAAACACATTAAGAAAGTGGATCCGCCTGCGCATCTGCAACCGATTCTTCGTCCGTATCAGGAAAGTGGTTTTCACTGGCTCAACTTTTTAAGTGAAGTGGGCTGGGGTGGAATATTGGCTGATGATATGGGTTTGGGTAAAACCATCCAGGCACTATCGTTTTTGCAACACATGCAAACTAAGCATGGTAAACTGAAAGCATTGGTTGCTTGTCCCACCACGCTGATGTATAACTGGGAAAATGAGATCAAGAAATTTACACCATCACTCACCTATCATATTCATCATGGTGCACAACGCAACCGTGATAAAGCGTTCTTCGATCAGTTCAATGTAGTGATCACCACGTACGGAACACTCCGCAGCGATATTAAATTATTAAGTGAACAGGCGTTTGATTGTGTGGTGCTGGATGAAAGCCAGGCCATCAAAAATCCAAACAGTAAAGTAGCGAAAGCAGCTTGTCTGCTCAAAAGCAAACATCGTTTGTGTATGAGTGGTACGCCGTTGCAGAACAATACATTTGATGTGTATGCACAAATGAACTTCCTCAATCCCGGTATGCTGGGAACAGTTGAACATTTCCGTAACGATTTTGCAACACCGATTGATAAGTTTGGTGAGAAAGAACAGAAAGATCATTTACGCAAACTGTTGTTTCCTTTTATTCTGCGCCGAACAAAAGAACAAGTGGCAAAAGATCTTCCGGAAAAAACAGAAAGCATTTTGTATTGCGAAATGGAAACCGAGCAACGCAAAATTTATGATGCGTACCGTAACGAATACCGTTCAAAAATTCTTGGTACCATTGAAGAGGTGGGTATTGGTCAATCGCAATTAACCATCTTACAAGGTTTGATGAAACTTCGACAGATCTGTGATTCTCCTTTCATTTTAAATGAAGCAGAGAAGTTGCCAAATCATTCCATTAAGCTGGATGAACTGGTGCGTGAACTTGAAGAGAACATGGGCAACCACAAAGCCTTGGTGTTCTCTCAGTTCCTTGGTATGCTGGCATTGATCAGAGAAAAATTGGAGGAGCTGAATATTCCGTTTGTATACTTTGACGGAAGTACCTCAGCTGCTGATCGTGAAAAAGCGGTGCAGGATTTTCAGAACAACGAAGAAACAAGAGTCTTCCTTATTTCATTAAAAGCCGGTGGTGTGGGTTTGAACTTAACTGCTGCCGACTATGTGTACATTGTTGATCCATGGTGGAACCCTGCTGTTGAGCAGCAAGCCATCGATCGTACACATCGTATCGGGCAAACGAATAACATCTTTGCCTATCGTATGATCTGTAAGGATACCATTGAAGATAAAATTTTACAACTCCAGGAACGCAAGCGTTCACTTGCACGTGATCTCATTGCTGATGATAACGGATTTGTGAAGAGTTTGAGCAGAGAAGATGTGGAGTATTTGTTTAGTTAA
- a CDS encoding matrixin family metalloprotease — translation MKPAKSILLTALTFFSILPHAFTQCMMVPVSLNERVSKSELIISGTVLDKQSFLDSATMRVYTLNKIAIKAWLKNQQPMQELFVITEGGVLKNRSTIVYPSLQLQPQMSYVLFLQKADAKKENKQIRSRYKLSIQTIPFAGAQGAMQQSMGLYVDVMQQRKQNEADLFNSIQQITKQEALTPEGKKYKAVTENSIANRTLAITSFTPGTTRAGTVVTGDQITISGSGFGTTPGSVYFTNADDGGATMFSTGLSSDIISWQDNTIITKVPAGAGTGPINVDGLFTSSSNLTVQYAHIEVNNNFDGFTALTRQRYYLRNLDGAGGYTFNFNTAFAANTAAVASFNRALITWRCGTGINFHANGTTNIETATNDGVNAVFFNASLPEGTLAECISNLDAAATVSCTQASTVWWLRDIDIQFRDIPATGFNWQYGPGAPTSSEFDFESVALHELGHAQGLGHVIAPGTTMHYALANGIITRTVSPNDIAAGNDKLAYSDDATCFDPPGSGTPTVAVASGSCVALPITMGELKAKRISKANNQLTWKTIQELNNDGFIIERSENAQNFQPIGFVKGKEFSLEQQQYNFIDATAGPYDWYYRLVQKDLDDHRVGSSVVFVKGEESKQWQVWSSSEGNSVSLYRKTVQNRKAQFMLYNATGQLVFTAEIINGRAQFPFHHLRKGYYSYRIVENNESVTGKLVVGQ, via the coding sequence ATGAAGCCAGCAAAGAGCATCCTGCTTACTGCTCTGACTTTTTTTTCTATTCTTCCCCACGCATTTACACAATGTATGATGGTGCCCGTTTCATTAAACGAGCGGGTTAGTAAAAGCGAACTGATTATTTCCGGCACTGTACTCGATAAACAAAGCTTTCTGGATTCTGCTACCATGCGGGTGTACACGCTGAATAAAATTGCAATCAAGGCATGGCTAAAAAATCAACAGCCCATGCAGGAACTGTTTGTAATTACAGAAGGAGGTGTATTGAAGAATCGTTCTACCATTGTTTATCCATCGTTGCAATTACAACCGCAAATGAGTTATGTCTTGTTTTTGCAAAAGGCAGACGCAAAAAAAGAAAACAAACAAATTCGAAGTCGATATAAACTATCAATACAAACCATTCCATTTGCAGGTGCACAGGGCGCCATGCAACAGTCGATGGGACTATATGTTGATGTGATGCAGCAACGAAAACAAAACGAAGCTGATCTGTTCAACAGCATTCAACAAATAACAAAACAGGAAGCACTTACACCTGAGGGAAAAAAATATAAAGCAGTAACAGAAAATTCAATTGCAAACCGAACGCTGGCTATCACTTCTTTTACACCTGGTACAACAAGAGCAGGAACGGTTGTAACCGGCGATCAGATCACGATCAGCGGCAGTGGATTTGGAACAACACCCGGTTCGGTTTATTTCACCAATGCTGATGATGGTGGCGCTACAATGTTTTCTACAGGGTTAAGCAGCGATATTATTTCATGGCAAGACAATACGATTATCACAAAAGTACCGGCCGGTGCAGGTACAGGGCCTATCAATGTAGATGGATTGTTTACCTCCTCTAGCAATCTTACTGTGCAGTATGCACACATCGAGGTGAATAATAATTTTGATGGTTTTACAGCGCTTACACGTCAGCGTTATTACTTACGAAATCTTGATGGAGCAGGTGGCTATACATTTAACTTCAACACGGCGTTTGCAGCCAATACTGCAGCCGTTGCTTCTTTTAACCGGGCGTTGATCACATGGCGTTGTGGAACAGGTATCAATTTTCATGCAAACGGAACAACCAATATTGAAACGGCAACAAACGATGGAGTGAATGCAGTCTTCTTTAATGCATCTCTTCCCGAAGGAACATTGGCCGAATGCATCAGTAACCTCGATGCTGCTGCTACTGTTTCCTGTACACAGGCAAGTACAGTGTGGTGGTTAAGGGATATTGATATACAGTTCAGAGATATTCCAGCAACAGGTTTCAATTGGCAGTATGGACCGGGTGCCCCAACTTCTTCGGAGTTTGATTTTGAGTCGGTGGCGTTGCATGAGTTAGGACATGCGCAAGGGTTAGGCCATGTAATTGCACCGGGCACAACAATGCATTATGCACTTGCCAATGGAATTATCACAAGAACAGTATCACCCAACGACATAGCAGCAGGAAATGATAAACTTGCGTACTCCGATGATGCAACTTGTTTCGATCCGCCCGGTTCGGGCACACCCACGGTGGCAGTTGCATCTGGAAGTTGTGTAGCCCTTCCCATTACCATGGGTGAATTAAAAGCAAAACGCATCAGCAAAGCAAATAATCAACTTACCTGGAAAACCATTCAGGAGCTGAACAATGATGGTTTTATTATTGAACGAAGTGAGAATGCACAAAATTTTCAACCGATCGGTTTTGTAAAAGGGAAAGAGTTTTCGCTTGAACAGCAACAATACAATTTTATTGATGCAACAGCTGGTCCGTATGACTGGTACTATCGTCTGGTTCAAAAAGATCTGGATGATCATCGTGTTGGTTCCAGCGTGGTGTTTGTAAAAGGAGAAGAAAGCAAACAGTGGCAAGTGTGGAGCAGCAGCGAAGGGAACAGCGTTTCGCTCTACAGGAAAACTGTACAAAACCGGAAAGCACAGTTCATGTTGTATAATGCAACAGGGCAACTCGTATTCACAGCGGAAATAATAAATGGCCGTGCACAATTCCCGTTTCACCATTTACGAAAAGGATATTACAGTTACCGCATTGTTGAAAACAACGAATCGGTCACCGGCAAATTAGTAGTGGGACAGTAG
- a CDS encoding winged helix-turn-helix domain-containing protein: MKGKILSLVVAGALLLLVGFVTKQASKTEFDSAKEMIVMRQIAHSILLYSNDSTTQVSPINRISANEFQIPFRSSFSFKPDSLVKIIGRIISRNQLPGNYIVQVTEPQTDKVIFGYAILGSEQENIVPCVGRIQPAKPYSILISFRDKPFRAATWLMGAGVLLLLSAVIIAWRIKQQSTATNETIESITTGTNNQPFRIGNYLFYEQTQRLVIGSEEIILTSKESKLLGILAAAPNQIIDRNRLQKEVWEDEGVIVGRSLDVFMSKLRKKLEQDTAVKIISIHGKGYKLQIEEEKS; this comes from the coding sequence ATGAAAGGGAAGATACTGTCGTTGGTTGTGGCAGGCGCACTGTTGCTGTTGGTTGGTTTTGTAACAAAACAAGCCAGCAAAACCGAATTTGATTCGGCCAAAGAAATGATCGTGATGCGACAGATCGCCCACAGCATTTTATTGTACAGCAACGACAGTACCACACAAGTATCGCCCATCAACCGTATTTCAGCAAACGAATTTCAAATTCCTTTTCGCAGCAGTTTTTCATTTAAGCCCGATTCGCTGGTGAAGATCATTGGTCGCATCATCAGCCGCAACCAGCTCCCCGGCAATTATATTGTACAGGTTACCGAACCGCAAACGGATAAAGTAATTTTCGGTTATGCCATACTTGGCAGTGAGCAGGAAAACATTGTACCCTGTGTCGGCCGCATCCAGCCGGCCAAGCCTTACAGTATTCTCATCAGTTTTCGTGACAAACCATTCCGTGCCGCCACCTGGTTAATGGGTGCCGGTGTGTTGCTATTGCTCAGTGCAGTCATTATTGCATGGCGCATCAAACAGCAATCTACAGCAACGAACGAAACGATAGAATCAATCACAACCGGTACTAACAATCAACCATTCCGAATCGGCAATTATTTGTTTTATGAACAAACACAACGATTGGTGATTGGCAGCGAAGAAATTATTTTAACCAGTAAAGAATCGAAGTTGCTCGGCATCCTTGCAGCGGCACCTAACCAGATCATTGATCGTAACAGGTTGCAAAAAGAAGTGTGGGAAGATGAAGGTGTGATTGTGGGCCGCAGCCTCGATGTATTTATGTCGAAACTGCGGAAGAAGTTAGAACAGGATACCGCTGTAAAAATTATCAGTATTCATGGCAAGGGATATAAGTTGCAGATTGAGGAAGAGAAGAGTTGA